Proteins encoded within one genomic window of Empedobacter falsenii:
- a CDS encoding prephenate dehydratase: protein MKERVAIQGYIGSYHHEAANNYLGNDIKIVECDTFKTLAKSLAKGKVDKAIMAIENTIAGAILPNYALLTKYNLKVVGEIYLSIQHQLMVKKGQILEDIKEVRSHQMALLQCDKFLEKHPAWRVVNDIDTALTAKDIVEQELNGVAAIASRKAAEVYGLDILASSIQTFQDNFTRFFVLQREHNDYEDFNKVSMRFSVPHKSGALVDVLNQIAECRINMDKIQSVPIIEKPWEYSFHIDITFEQKEQYYELLGKIARKLTDLEILGEYKPGKK from the coding sequence ATGAAAGAAAGAGTTGCAATACAAGGTTACATTGGTTCATATCATCACGAAGCTGCCAATAATTATTTAGGAAATGACATCAAAATTGTAGAATGCGACACATTCAAAACTTTAGCAAAGTCACTTGCAAAGGGAAAAGTTGACAAAGCAATCATGGCAATTGAAAACACAATTGCTGGAGCAATTTTACCAAACTATGCGTTGCTAACGAAATACAATTTGAAAGTTGTTGGAGAAATTTATTTATCAATCCAACATCAATTGATGGTCAAAAAAGGACAAATTTTAGAGGACATAAAAGAAGTTCGTTCGCATCAAATGGCCTTATTGCAATGTGATAAGTTCCTTGAAAAACATCCGGCTTGGCGAGTGGTAAATGATATAGATACAGCATTAACCGCAAAAGATATTGTTGAACAAGAGTTGAATGGCGTCGCTGCAATTGCTTCGAGAAAAGCAGCAGAAGTTTATGGATTGGACATTTTAGCGTCAAGCATTCAAACATTTCAGGATAATTTTACTCGCTTTTTTGTATTGCAACGCGAACACAATGATTACGAAGATTTCAACAAAGTTTCGATGCGATTTTCAGTTCCACATAAATCAGGCGCTTTGGTTGATGTATTGAATCAAATTGCGGAATGCAGAATTAACATGGATAAAATTCAATCTGTTCCGATTATTGAAAAACCTTGGGAATACTCTTTTCACATAGATATTACCTTCGAGCAAAAAGAACAATATTATGAATTGCTTGGGAAAATTGCACGAAAATTAACTGATTTAGAAATATTAGGCGAATATAAACCGGGAAAAAAATGA
- a CDS encoding pyridoxal phosphate-dependent aminotransferase has product MIAEAQRLQSVQEYYFSKKLQEIANMKTDIPIISLGIGSPDLQPHPEVVEELIKRSQSGINGYQSYRGIPEMREAMAIFYKNKFGVEVNAATEVLPLMGSKEGIMHISMAFLNEGDKVLIPNPGYPTYTSVTELVQAEPLFYDLKDENDWLPDFEQLEKLAEQKPKIMWINYPHMPTGAKAPKDVLRKLVTFATRHNILIVNDNPYSFILNDDPTSILAIEGAKEVCIELNSLSKTFNIAGWRIGMVIGKEQFINSILKIKSNMDSGMNFAIQKAATKALLADDSWYNELTKVYLERRKIIWEIADIIKVNYNPNAAGMFIWAKLPEGKDDKEFIDDILYNKKIFITPGSIFGSNGEGFIRFSLCADVEKLIEVKKRLEA; this is encoded by the coding sequence ATGATAGCAGAAGCCCAACGATTACAGAGTGTTCAGGAATACTATTTCTCTAAAAAATTACAAGAAATAGCGAACATGAAAACAGATATTCCAATTATTTCACTCGGAATTGGAAGTCCGGATTTACAACCTCATCCGGAAGTGGTAGAGGAATTAATCAAACGTTCACAAAGTGGAATAAATGGTTATCAAAGTTATCGTGGAATTCCGGAAATGCGAGAAGCAATGGCTATTTTTTACAAAAATAAATTTGGAGTAGAAGTCAATGCAGCGACAGAAGTTTTGCCGTTAATGGGTTCTAAAGAAGGAATTATGCACATCTCGATGGCTTTTTTGAATGAAGGAGATAAAGTTTTGATTCCGAATCCTGGTTACCCTACCTATACATCTGTAACAGAACTGGTTCAGGCAGAACCTTTGTTCTATGATTTAAAGGATGAAAACGATTGGCTTCCTGATTTTGAACAATTAGAAAAGCTGGCTGAACAAAAACCAAAAATAATGTGGATAAATTATCCACATATGCCAACCGGAGCAAAAGCACCGAAAGATGTTCTTAGAAAATTAGTCACATTTGCAACTCGTCATAATATTTTAATTGTAAATGATAATCCATACAGTTTCATCTTAAATGATGACCCTACAAGTATATTAGCAATTGAAGGCGCCAAAGAAGTTTGTATCGAACTGAATTCTTTGAGCAAAACATTTAATATTGCAGGTTGGCGAATAGGAATGGTAATAGGAAAAGAACAATTCATTAATTCCATTCTGAAAATAAAATCGAACATGGATTCGGGAATGAATTTTGCCATACAAAAAGCTGCTACGAAAGCACTTTTGGCAGATGATTCTTGGTACAACGAATTAACAAAAGTCTATCTTGAACGAAGAAAAATAATTTGGGAAATAGCAGATATCATAAAAGTGAACTATAATCCGAATGCAGCAGGAATGTTTATTTGGGCAAAACTTCCGGAAGGAAAAGACGATAAAGAGTTTATAGATGATATTTTATACAACAAAAAAATATTTATCACTCCCGGAAGTATATTCGGAAGCAACGGTGAAGGATTTATTCGATTCTCACTTTGCGCAGATGTTGAGAAGTTAATTGAAGTCAAAAAAAGATTAGAAGCATGA